From the genome of Nicotiana sylvestris chromosome 2, ASM39365v2, whole genome shotgun sequence, one region includes:
- the LOC104220412 gene encoding cinnamoyl-CoA reductase-like SNL6, which produces MEVTMSLPIELLKQRNDHGMCFSSDLSCSLNARDRKIVCVTSGNSYLGSHLIKKLLAYGYLVRVTIQNQANLEDMKELMREGMEQLESVVVARMGDLDSLCSAFRGCHAIFHTSSFIDPHGISGYTERTAFLETEAAKNVIEACGRAAYIKRCIFTSSLLACIWKGNDLPNLIDESFWSDETFCRENKLWLALAKTRAEKTAWNKAREMKVKLVSLCPGLLMAPSFPNAHLETSIPYLKGGHFMLRQGLLATEDVSKVAEAHIYVYEDMDYGACGRYICFGKIIGTMQKAIQLENGLNMHGQLSGDENLLSVEVDNDEIPPRITKSKLSRLLFRSSQRRSCKQ; this is translated from the exons ATGGAGGTCACAATGTCCTTACCAATAGAGCTACTAAAGCAGAGGAATGATCATGGAATGTGCTTTTCTAGTGATCTGAGCTGCAGTCTGAATGCAAGAGACAGGAAAATTGTTTGTGTCACCAGTGGAAACTCCTACCTTGGTTCTCACTTGATCAAGAAGCTTTTGGCATATGGTTACCTTGTTCGGGTTACCATTCAAAATCAAG CTAATCTTGAGGACATGAAGGAGCTGATGAGAGAAGGAATGGAGCAATTGGAAAGTGTTGTGGTGGCAAGAATGGGTGATTTAGACAGCCTCTGTAGTGCTTTTAGAGGTTGCCATGCTATATTCCACACATCATCTTTTATTGATCCACATGGGATCTCTGGATACACG GAACGGACGGCATTTcttgaaacagaagcagcaaaGAATGTCATAGAAGCTTGTGGCAGGGCAGCATATATAAAAAGATGCATTTTCACCTCCTCTCTACTTGCATGCATCTGGAAAGGCAATGACCTGCCAAACCTTATAGATGAGAGTTTTTGGAGCGATGAGACATTCTGCAGAGAAAACAAG CTTTGGCTAGCATTGGCCAAGACCAGGGCAGAGAAAACTGCTTGGAATAAAGCAAGGGAGATGAAGGTGAAACTTGTTAGTTTATGTCCCGGACTTCTCATGGCACCATCTTTCCCAAATGCTCACCTTGAAACTTCTATTCCATACCTCAAAG GTGGTCATTTCATGCTACGGCAAGGACTTTTAGCAACTGAAGATGTTAGTAAAGTGGCAGAAGCACATATTTATGTCTATGAAGATATGGACTATGGAGCCTGTGGAAGATATATTTGCTTTGGAAAAATAATTGGAACAATGCAAAAAGCCATACAACTTGAAAATGGCTTGAATATGCATGGTCAGTTATCTGGGGATGAAAACCTTCTTTCAGTAGAAGTGGATAACGATGAAATTCCTCCCAGAATAACTAAGTCAAAGCTCAGTAGATTACTATTCCGTTCGTCTCAACGCCGTTCTTGCAAACAGTGA
- the LOC104220413 gene encoding proline-rich receptor-like protein kinase PERK8, with protein sequence MASPDSSPSVVPLPVFPAASPSNSSSSTSPPPPPDSSAPPPQFSSPPAPLSPPPSESKSPPPVESPPPPSPPPPTAAAPPPSVSPPPPPSPPPPSPKAPPPASAPPPVSSPPPPSRESPPPAPPPSPPSPPPAVSPSPPPPVKNPSPPPDSPPPPPVVNPPQNSPPPAVSTPPPASLPSAPPPVPLTSPPPSISPPAPPNNASLAGAPPPLPVPRLPTEKPTAKSTTPNPAITADSSPRNGGGNRTGGVVAIGVVAGFLALSLVILAVWFTRKRKKRESAFNLNYLGPSPFAASSPNSDTSFLRSRSQHSAYLAANGSQSTFMYSPEHGGIGNSRSWFTYEELAEATNGFSSESILGEGGFGCVYKGVLSDGREVAVKQLKSGSGQGEREFRAEVEIISRVHHRHLVSLVGYCISEQQRLLVYDYVPNDTLDYHLHGKGGTMDWATRVKVAAGAARGLAYLHEDCHPRIIHRDIKSSNILLDINFEAQVADFGLARLAGDVNSTHVSTRVMGTFGYLAPEYASSGKLTEKSDVYSFGVVLLELITGRKPVDQSQPLGDESLVEWARPLLAQALETENFEDIVDPRLEKNFVASEMFRMIEAAAACVRHSGPKRPRMSQVVRALDSMDELSDLSNGMKPGQSEIFDSREQSAQIRMFQRMAFGSQEYSSDFFNYSQSSYRS encoded by the exons ATGGCCTCTCCAGATTCTTCCCCTTCTGTTGTTCCACTCCCAGTTTTCCCTGCAGCTTCACCTTCAAATTCTAGTTCTAGTACATCCCCTCCTCCACCTCCAGACTCTTCAGCTCCACCTCCTCAATTCTCTTCTCCACCAGCTCCGCTTTCTCCTCCTCCATCAGAGTCAAAATCACCACCACCTGTAGAATCTCCTCCACCTCCTTCGCCACCACCTCCGACAGCAGCAGCACCACCACCGTCAGTATCGCCGCCGCCACCGCCCTCACCACCACCACCTTCTCCTAAGGCTCCTCCGCCTGCCAGTGCCCCACCTCCAGTTTCATCTCCACCCCCTCCATCACGAGAATCTCCTCCTCCAGCCCCTCCTCCTTCCCCACCTTCTCCCCCTCCAGCAGTTTCACCTTCCCCTCCACCACCAGTGAAAAATCCATCACCACCCCCTGATTCTCCACCACCACCACCTGTTGTAAATCCGCCACAAAACTCCCCTCCACCTGCTGTATCAACACCCCCTCCAGCTTCACTGCCCTCTGCTCCTCCACCTGTCCCCTTAACATCTCCACCCCCTTCTATTTCTCCTCCTGCTCCTCCTAATAATGCATCTCTAGCTGGAGCTCCCCCTCCATTACCTGTGCCTCGCCTTCCTACAGAGAAGCCCACAGCTAAATCAACTACCCCTAACCCTGCTATCACTGCAGATTCAAGCCCCAGAAATGGTGGGGGAAATAGGACTGGAGGTGTAGTGGCAATTGGTGTTGTTGCTGGGTTTTTGGCCCTTAGCCTGGTGATTCTTGCTGTCTGGTTTACACGGAAgcgaaagaaaagagagagtgcATTTAATCTCAATTACTTGGGACCCTCTCCATTTGCCGCTTCCTCACCAAATTCAG ATACATCATTCCTAAGATCAAGGTCCCAACATTCTGCTTATCTTGCTGCAAACGGCTCGCAAAGCACTTTTATGTACTCTCCAGAGCATGGCGGTATTGGAAATTCAAGATCATGGTTCACTTATGAAGAATTAGCTGAGGCGACAAATGGTTTTTCCTCCGAGAGTATTTTAGGTGAAGGTGGGTTTGGATGTGTTTACAAAGGTGTTCTTAGTGACGGAAGGGAAGTCGCTGTCAAACAGCTGAAAAGTGGAAGTGGACAAGGGGAACGTGAGTTCAGAGCAGAAGTTGAGATTATCAGCCGTGTACACCATCGTCATTTGGTTTCGCTCGTTGGTTATTGTATCTCAGAGCAACAAAGGCTACTTGTATACGACTATGTGCCAAACGACACGCTTGACTATCACCTTCATG GTAAAGGCGGGACTATGGATTGGGCTACCCGAGTGAAAGTAGCTGCTGGTGCAGCACGTGGACTTGCTTATCTGCATGAAGACT GCCATCCCCGCATTATCCATAGGGATATCAAATCATCAAACATTCTCTTGGATATCAACTTTGAGGCACAG GTTGCAGATTTTGGGCTTGCAAGGTTAGCAGGTGATGTCAATAGTACACACGTGTCAACTCGTGTGATGGGAACCTTTGG ATACTTGGCGCCCGAGTATGCATCTAGTGGAAAATTAACGGAGAAATCTGATGTTTACTCATTTGGCGTTGTGCTTTTGGAGCTTATTACGGGGCGGAAACCTGTTGACCAATCTCAGCCGTTAGGTGATGAAAGCCTGGTTGAATGG GCTCGACCTTTGCTTGCTCAAGCACTTGAGACTGAAAATTTTGAAGATATAGTAGATCCTAGGCTTGAAAAGAACTTTGTTGCGAGTGAGATGTTCCGGATGATTGAAGCAGCTGCAGCTTGTGTACGTCATTCAGGCCCAAAAAGGCCTCGTATGAGCCAG GTGGTTAGAGCTCTAGATTCCATGGATGAACTGTCAGATCTGTCCAATGGAATGAAACCTGGACAAAGTGAAATTTTTGATTCAAGGGAACAATCTGCACAGATAAGAATGTTTCAAAGAATGGCCTTTGGAAGTCAAGAGTACAGTTCAGATTTCTTCAATTACTCCCAAAGCAGCTATAGGAGTTGA